CAATTTCCTTTTGGTACGCAACAAAGGCTATTTCAGAGATTCTGCTGTTACGTTAGACAAATTAGCCAACAGAGAATTTAGAACACTTTGGAACAAAACACTAATCAAATGGGATGGTTATGATTTTGGAAACAGTAATGAAACTATTTCAAATGTTGTGGGTAAAAATATTCAAAACGAAACCCTAACCACAACAGGAAAAGCCCTCGTTTTTATACTAACCAAAAAGCATTGTTTGGATGCGATAGACTGGAAGGTATAGAATTATTTTAAACCCAATAATAGCCTAAACATTACATGGACAACTTATGTGAATAAATGGGGCTGAGGTTAGTGTTAAGCGTTTTTCTGAAACTCGATTTTATTGTCAGAAGGTATTCTTGAAATTCTACTTGATCAATAAAACTCCCAATTTTTCGATAAAAAAGAAAGACTCATTGTCCTTTAGAATAAAAATCAGCTTAATTATTGGTTGATGGTTTCGTGCAAGCTTGTTTAGGGGTTTAATCAGAATTTATTCTCACTCACGCGACTTATAGGATTTCGCTTTTTTATTCTTCTAACGACACACAGCAATCATCATCTAATTCACTTTTGTCCAAAACAATAAAATATTGAATTCGTAGAAATTAACAATTTAAAAACAAATAAATATGGCATTACAAACATTAAATACTATAAAGGACTGGTTTAAAACCGGTCTAAAACCCAGTCAAACTCAGTTTTGGGACACTTGGGATTCTTTTAGGCATAAAGATGAAAAGATTCCAATCACCGCAATTGATGACATTGAAAATATTTTAGCTGAGAAAGCAGACCAGGAGGCTTTGCAAAATCACTTAACCAATCCAGATGCACATGCTGACTTGTTTGGCCAAATCAAAACAACCGGGCGTTTCTTAATCAACAGAAACAACCTTATGTTTTTTGCGGACGAACCCCTAACTGGCGACACGGTAACGGGAATGGTTGAGAGTGAATATCTCAATGCTGGCACTTTTTACGGTGGTAATTTTGAACTGCTTAGTAGTTATGTTGATCCTGATAGTACCGAAGGTGCCCTTTTTAATATCTCAAATGTTATTGCAGGAACAAGTGTAACATTTAGTGTTGTCGCTGGAACCGATAAAACAATTCAATATTACATAGCTCATTACTCGCAATTAGGGGAATTCATTAGCGTCACGGTTTTCAGTTTAGATCAACTATCGTTTAACGATTTGCAAGAAATTGAAGAGTACACTTATTTCTATAACGCACCTGGAGAGGGTCAAATTAGTATAGAAGATCTTAATGAAGAAAGTATATCTAATCTTTATGTTATTCCGAATTAGAAAATTAATATTAACTAAATTTTTATAAATATGTCAAAACAGGTAATTGGAAAGAAATTAAGACTAATGAACGTTCCTGTAGCTACAGAGATAGAGCAAGGAACGGCACAGCAATTAGTAATCACTCCAGAGGGGAAAGTGAGAAAAAAAACTATTGATCAAGAATCTAGGGATTTTTTGCTTTATAATTTTATGGTGGGTGATCTTATGGTAGATGGTCATTTTCACTTTCTAAAAATAATGGCTTCGGAATTTGAATATCTAATTTCAAGCTTTCGAAATAACATTACAAAAACGACTAGTTCTGATTCGGGTCATACACACGAGCTGACTATTCGTTTCGACCCTTCTTTAAATTCCTTTGTTGTTTTAGCTCTTTCATCAGCTGGAGATAATGTTGATCACTTATTTAAATTAATTGCTATCAACGCGCCTAATCAGCCTAGTGGCTATAGCGGAGCTGTTTCAATAAACCATCAAAACGAGATCATTTTTATTAACGGAATTTTGACTAATATTTCATTGCTAGATCCGCCGCCTGTCGTAGGAGATTAATATGCGGTTAACTTCATCGGGAGGACGTGAAATAAAAAAAGTCCTCCAACAATTAAAAACTTTCTCACGGTAATTTAATTAAGCATAAAGCCACAGCGTTGGAGGACATAAGTCTTCTAATGCTGGCTTTGCTATTTTAATTTATGATGTGAGAGGTGCAAATATAATCAATCAAAAATCGAAATGAACAAGTATCATCAAATCTTAAAGAAAATCCTTGATAAAGGTAAAGTTCAAAAAAATAAAAGAACAATATAGAAGGCACAAAGCAGCTGTTAAACAGCGAATCGGTTAAGCCAGCTTTCAATGTTGGTTAAACCTAATAATAGCCTCAATATTACATTGACAACTTATGTAAATAAAATAAGTTGAGGTTCGCGTTAAGAGTTTTTCAAAGCCAACACAGATGCTGATTTATCACTTATACTATTGCGTCAAAGGCTATCAGAGCATTTAGTGCTCTTGTAGGTTTTGGCGCATTTTTATTTAAAAACAGATGTTGTTTAATTAGAAAAATAGTAGTGATCACAACCCTTATGGTTAATAGTTTTTATGATTGCTTTTTGTTAGTGTATTTTGTTGTTCTACAAGATTTTGTAAAGGTTTTTGTTTTACTGAAACTACTGAAAACAGGCGTCTTGTTTTTCTTTTTTTATGGTTTTCTGCATTATTTTTACACCCTCCAATAGCCACTATTACTACTTAAAAACAGACATAATAGTGCTATTCGTTCTCAGAAGATTTTCGAGAATTATCACCTCAATTTTAGAGGTCTCCCATACTAATCTTAATCAATAACTAAATAGTAAATAATCATGGATATTACACCAAGAGACTTAGGCGAAACACCTAAAACAGCAGACATGAGCAACTTTAAAAATCCTTTGCGACAGCCTTTAGAAGGAAACATTTTTATAGAGAGTTTTATGATTACGCCTTTAACTACATCCGAAAAAAATGAAGATTTGGCCGAAGTCATAAAAAGAGAAAGTAGAGATAGTGCGATTTAAAATTTGACCATCGGCTATTTCTTCCGGTTTTGAGAATAGAACCCGAACAACATAGATTTTAAATGGTTAAAAAAAACAATTTTTTATATAAAAACGAGTAAAAATCTCTCCCCTCTGTGTTGAATTGTTCGTCTGCTTAGTGGACAGTCATAATTTAATCGAACTATCCGTAACTCATACCAATATTCAAGGTATTGAAAATATACTTTGCGTCTTTGTGGCTTTGCGTGAAGCTGGACTCGCAAAGTCTCAGAGTGCAGAAATGCTAAAGTCTGTGAAAAAGAGACAGTCAATTTATGCTATGAAATGGCACAACTAAGGATAATTTCAAAAGCCTAATTTTTAATCATTGTAAAAACACAAAATAAGTAAAGCCTAAAAAAATGCCAAACGAAACAATAGAAAAACTAAAAGAAAAATACGGTAGCGTATTAAAACTTACTTCTGAGGACCAATTAACAAACGTTTATTGCAGAAAACCATCGTTCACTACATTTTTAAACTATCAAGATAAATACAAAGACAATCCACATGAAGCGATATTGTTTTTGTTTCAAGAATGTGTATTGGATAAAGAGATCTATGATGATGAATTCATGCTTTCGGCAGGGAATTCTATTGTAGCCATGATAAAAAAAGATAGTGAATTTGCCATTGATTTTACACCTCAGAAGGATGAATTTAAGAAATCTGCAGCGCTTATCAGATATGCTTTTAAGATAGATCCCTATCAATTAGCTATGGATGAGTTTTACAAATTACTAGAAGAGGCGCTGTGGTTACAAAAACACAAGGAGACAAGACTAGAAAACACCTTCATAACGGCCTTTGCTAAAACATTTTCAAATTAAAAATAAAAAAATATGAAATTCAATTTTAATGTAAACGAAATTTTAGATACCAAGGACATCGAATACGCTGGGATCAATTATAACGAATCAGAATCGAAAGATTTTATTATAGATAAAACAGGAGGGGAATTTAACCTGAGGGTTTTTGCTCCTTTAGTATTTGAGCCTTTGGTAAAAAGCGATCTTAATCTACCAAGTTTGCGAGTAGATGCTGTTACGGTTAATTTAAATCGCTCAAAAAACATAAAAAAAGAGAGTATAGAAGGGCGAGATTCAACAATCAAAGAGCATATATCAAATGGCGATTTTAGTATTTCGATAGAGGGATTAATTGCCAATGAAACGGGCGATGAGTATCCAAAAGAAAAACTTTTCTTACTGAAACAATTCCTTAATGCTCCCTATTCATTAAGAGTAACACATGCCATCTTAAACCGATTTGGCATTTATGAACTAGTAATAGACTCCTACTCTATCCCATCTATTGCTGGAACAAAAAATATTCAAAAATTTACTGCCAGTGCCACATCAGATGAAACTGTAGAACTAATAATGAGAGACAATGCTTAAATTAAATGCTAAAATTAGAGTTTACGAAACCATCAGACTCATTCCAACCCCTAAATTTTATGAATTTACATATGTAAAAAATGTCGAGATAAGCAGTTCTTATAAAACGCTTACAGATACTGCTACTATTGTAATGCCTCAAAAAGTATATACTGACACCAAAGGATTTGACCAGAGTTTATTTGCAAATGCAAGTGGTGCGCAAAAAACAATCCATGATTTTTTTAAACTCGAAAGTTTCATCGAAATATTTTTAGGATATGATGACGATTACAAACCAGCTTTCAGAGGGTATGTCAAAGGAGTACAAACGGATGTAAATGTTAGAATATCTTGTGAAGACGTGATGTATGCTTTTAAGAAAGTAAAAGCTGTAAAAGATAATGATGTTCAGGATAAGAATGATATGTACAATGTAGTGTCAACAAATCCAACAACAAATGTTGAAAGTTTTAATCCCAAAATGTTCTTTGAAAAAAGGATAAAAGAACTAAAATTACCTTTTAAAGTAAATGCTCTTGACGAAGAATTGGGGAATGTTATGATTAACAGAGATCAAAGCTTGGCTCAGGTTTTCGAAATGTTGAAAGATAAAGGAATATATACTTATTTTAAAACCGAAGCTTCAGGGCCAGTACTTACAATTACCAATAATCCGCAACAACATACAGCTACAGAACTAGCGGGTTTTATAGATCGGAATTTTATAAAAAGCCCTCTAGCAGGTGCTGTTGTAAAAAAGTTAATTAACCAAGGACTAAGTCTTTTAAAATCTCAATTGAGTAAAATGACTCGATCCGATTCTGATGTCTTCTCGGGTGAAGTGCGTTTTAAATTTCGTTACAATATTATAGAGGATAAATTAACAGTAGTGAATGAATCTACAAAGAATACCCGTGTACGAGTAGAAAAATACTTTAAGAATTCAAACACTCCAGTTTATATCGAATTAGGTGATCCGAATGGGCAATTAATAAAAACTCATGTCCTACATAATGATAATGAAGACTTACCAAAAGACATTGAAGCTTTCGAAAAAGCAACAACGGAAGCGACTTCAGTATTGTATCAATATGGTGCCTTGAGAGCCATGCAGTCTAAACCAAATGGATTTGAAGGTTATTTTTTAACTTTTGGAGAACCCTTTGTAAGGCCTACAGACAAAGTAATTCTGGAAAACGCTAAGGATAAAGAAAAAAACGGCACCTTTCAGGTCGAAAAAGTTGAGCGAAGTTATGGTGAAAACGGTTACAGGCAAAAGATTTACATAGGACGAAGAGTAGAAACAGTTTAAAAATACAAAATGGGAAATATAAAAGATCTAATAAAAGATGTCGCTAGCAAGAATCAACTTGTTGAAACGTTTGCGGCAAAAGTCATTGAAATAAATACAGAAACTGAATCGCTCCATAATCCAGAAGACGCTTATACTGTAAATATTATGAGAGCCGATGGAGCCATCATTAAAAACGTACGTTTGAAAGCTTCTATTCTGGACTTAGAACAAGGAATCATTACCATTCCCAAAAAGGATAGTTGGGTGTTGGCTTCTATTATTGATGGAGTAGAAACAAGGGCGTTTATTTCTCAGTTTTCGGAAGTTGATAGGTTAATGGGGAGAATAGAAGCTAAAAATAATCCAAAATTATTTTTTGACTATAGTGTTGATGGTGATAAGCTGCACATTCGGTATATAAAAACCGATACCGAAACGGAGGAGAATGAAACGAAAATTACTGATGTTGCTAAAATCGAATTTGACAAAGATCAAAATTTTAAGATAAGCTATTTTGATGAAGATGAAAAAACATTAGCGACTACACTTTTTACACCTGATAGCCTAACAACGTCTTTTAATTTGATTGAAAACAAAGAAATAAAAGAACGTTTGACCTTAGCTGCATCTAAAGATAATGTTACTTTAAAATTCAAGAATAACGAAGGTAGAGAGTTGAATTCAATTTTTACTACTCCAGAGAAACAGGTTGTTTTATTAAAAAATGATCAAGATAAAAAACAATCTTCATTTTCAATAGAAGGCAACAAAATTGCAGGATATTTATTTGAAGATGATGAACTAAAAAAATTAGCGTTTGAACTTAATGGAGAAAGTGACAGTATTCGATTAAAAAAAGACGATAATAATTTAATTGAATTAAAAGGAAAAACAGCCATTACTCTAAAATCTGAAGGCGACATTAACATCGAAGCAAAAAACATTACTCTAAAATCTAGCGAAAAGATAAACATCAATGCTTCTGGAGATACTACAATTAGTGGCAGTAACGTAAAAATTAATTAATTATGGCAACCAAATATGTATGCAACGGCGCTATATGTATGTGCGATAAAGGGTCTGCACCTGGTATTTTGGATGTAAAATCCCAAAATACCGTTTTCATCCAAAACAAATTGATGGCTTCTGATGAAGATGTAATTTTTAAGAGTCCTTTTTTCGGAACTTGTGCAGCAAATCAGAATAATCCGTGCGCCCCCATTATACCTTCAAAATGGGAAAAGCCAGCAAGTAATGTTTTCGAAAATAATAAAAAAGCCCTTTTAGAGACCTCAACAGTAAAATGTACTGTTGGAGGAAAGATAAGTATTACAAATGCACTTCAAACTGATCCTAAAATAGTTATATTTAATGACTATTCACCTGTCGAAATAATACAGTTAGAAAAACAAATTATAAGTGTCACTTGGAAAAATGCAAATTTAGACAGCGATATAACTACTGCCAATATTGGTGATAAAGTAAGCTTAATAGTAGAAACAAAAAACTATAAAGAGGGAGAAACGATTGTCATTGTAATTGATGAGGTAAATGGAAAAGACATCAAAACAGGTACAAAACTACTAAAATTTAGTGGGGAAGTAAATGCAGATGGACAGGCTATTTTGAAAGAAGAACTCTCAATTGAAAACATAAACGAGTAGCTAAAAAATGGAAAGAACATTTAGAATAAAAGAAGTAAATGGAGATACTAGTTTTCAAGAAAAAACGTTAATTGTAGAAAAAAAGAAGATTAATCTTTTGATTGTTCTGGAATTAGGAGGTGTAGCACAATTTAAAAGAACTTATAATGATATTTGGGAAGTTATTAAGCTGGAAAGTCTCGCTGACTTAAGTAAAATTAGAAAACTTTGTACTACATTTGAATTTAAAAACATTTGCATTGTTCATCATGGGAATATATTTTCTGACACTTCTATAGGTAAAGCGAGTTGGGCAATTTTATTTGCTAATAAAATACGTGAAATAAAATTAGTTATTTCCAGGTTGGGGGAAATTCCAGACGCTATAGATGATGCATATGCTTTAAAAATATTAGAAAAGTCAAAACTTGTGTTTGCTAAAAATGGTCCCGATGAATTAAAAATCAAAACCTTTTTAGGTTTAAAAATTTTAATAAGTGGTTTGCTAGATGAAGGAGCCTTCATTTCGGTAGCTTGTAATGAAGCAGATGAATC
This portion of the Flavobacterium sp. CECT 9288 genome encodes:
- a CDS encoding DUF6046 domain-containing protein; this translates as MKFNFNVNEILDTKDIEYAGINYNESESKDFIIDKTGGEFNLRVFAPLVFEPLVKSDLNLPSLRVDAVTVNLNRSKNIKKESIEGRDSTIKEHISNGDFSISIEGLIANETGDEYPKEKLFLLKQFLNAPYSLRVTHAILNRFGIYELVIDSYSIPSIAGTKNIQKFTASATSDETVELIMRDNA
- a CDS encoding DUF4280 domain-containing protein, translated to MATKYVCNGAICMCDKGSAPGILDVKSQNTVFIQNKLMASDEDVIFKSPFFGTCAANQNNPCAPIIPSKWEKPASNVFENNKKALLETSTVKCTVGGKISITNALQTDPKIVIFNDYSPVEIIQLEKQIISVTWKNANLDSDITTANIGDKVSLIVETKNYKEGETIVIVIDEVNGKDIKTGTKLLKFSGEVNADGQAILKEELSIENINE